TTTTCTTGCGGATGGAGCCGCGGATTCAGGTCGCTCTATTCATTCTCATCCTCGGTTTCGCAATCTCCCTCCTCGGCGAGATGTTTAGCGCCGGGGCGGTTCGCGCCGCTCTCAATCTGGCGCTGCCCGTCTCGGGCGTGTTGTTGCTCTCGTCGACGGGGAAGCTCGTCCACCCCAATAACGCCTTTTCGAATTCGGAGTCGTTCGAGATAAAGCTCTTCGCGGGGCTTATCGCGTTCGTATTTCTAATTGTGGCGATAAATTCCACAGTCATTTTCAATTCGCGATTTCGAGAACGGTGCTCGGACGCACGCCCTATGAGCGGAGGTCGGCAGGTCATGTAATCGTGTGTCTACATCAAGGTCGGGTAGGGTATGTGGTTGACCTGACCGGCTTTTGTGTTTAGACTACAAGCTGTAGTAAGAAGCTTTAAGCGGCCCCGTGGCCGACTTGCGGGCTCACGATTGTGAAAGAATTATTGAGAGGAGACTGAGATGGCGGATAGCAGGAGCAAGACTAGGCTATTAGCGGTAACCGTCGTTCTACTTGCGGTCGTTGGTTATATGATATACAGCTCGGCAGGCTCTACCGTAGCATACTTCAAAGACATAAACGAAGTGACTGCCGATTCGACGTATGTCGGCAAGACGGTCAAGGTCGGAGGGTTGGTCTTGAAAGACTCCGTCGAGAAAGACGGGAAGACGGTGACCTTCAAGATCTATGAAAAAGACAGAAAGAACAGTCAGATAACCGTAGTCTACAGCGGCCAGTTGCCTTCGCAGTTCGGAGGCGATGTCGAAGCTATCGTCGATGGTAAGCTCGTTTCCCAAGAAAGAATCGAGGCCGATCGTTTAGTGACCAAATGCCCATCCAAGTATGAGGGCGAGATGAAGGAAGAGAAGGGGAAGACGGATGAATAATGTCGGTTTTTTTGCCCTGGTGGCCGCGATAGTCTTGTCGCTCTATACAGCGTATAATTTTTACGCGGGCAGCAAGACGAAGATGGGGGAGAAGTTCGAAAAAGCCGGGAACAACGGCATTATCTGGCAGTTCGCCACGATTACCTTCGCGAGCATGATCCTTTTTATCGCCTTTGTCAATAACGATTTTTCATTCGGATACGTCGCCGACCACTCCACCATAAAGATGAGCGTCTTCTATAAGATAGCGGCTTTCTGGGCGGGGCATGAGGGTTCGCTTCTCATGTGGTTGTGGATGATAAACGCCTTTACGGCTGTGATAGCGTTTCGCAACCGCAATAGCGACAAGCTGACCAACGGCGCCCTTTACATCTCAAATTATGTCCAGTTGTTTTTCATGTTGACTATCTTGCTCGCCAGCAACCCGTTTCGCGCGGCGCTTCCCGGGATGGCGATGCCGACCGGCGCGGGCTTGAACCCGCTCTTGATGCACTGGGCGATGGTGCTTCACCCGCCGACGCTTTTTGTGGGCTACGCCGGCTTGACCATCCCGTTTGCCTTTGGCATAGCGGCGCTGATCAACCGCGACTCATCGAGCGATTGGGTAAAACGCTCCCATTTCTGGACGCTTTTTGCCTGGTTCTTCCTGACCGTCGGCATTTGGCTCGGCGCGGTCTGGGCCTATGTCGTCTTGGGCTGGGGCGGCTTCTGGGCATGGGACCCGGTCGAAAACGCCTCGATTTTGCCGTGGTTTGCCGGCACGGCCTTGCTCCACAGCTTTACGATGTATCGCCGGCGCGGCGGTATGAAGATATGGGCCGTCTCGCTCGCGACACTCTCGTTCGCAACATGTATTCTCGCAACGTTTATCGTCCGCTCCGGCCTTATCGAGTCGGTCCACGCGTTTCCCGAGCTGCGCTGGGATCTGACCTTTCTCTTCGGGGGCCTGATGCTTGTCTCCGGCGCGCTCACCGTCTACCTCGTCCAGTCGCGCCGGGAGGAGTTCGAGACAGAGGAGTTTTTCGGCGACTTTCTCTCCAAGCACTTTACCTACTACCTGAACAATGTCGCGTTAACTGCGTTTACCCTGATAGTCGCGGGGGCGACGGTCATACCGCCGTTCTTCAGCCAAAACTTGGGCCCCGAGTTCTACAACCGGTTGGCGCAGCCGCTCGCTATCTTGTATCTATTATTGATTACGATTTGCCCGTTTCTCGGATGGACTAAGACCAATGGCGGCTCGTTTTTAAAGCAAATGGCGGTGCCGTTTGGCGTGGCGGCCGTTGCCGGCGTCGCCTTTCTTCTGGGCTGGGGCGGCGAGCAATGGATCA
The Actinomycetota bacterium genome window above contains:
- a CDS encoding heme lyase CcmF/NrfE family subunit, which gives rise to MNNVGFFALVAAIVLSLYTAYNFYAGSKTKMGEKFEKAGNNGIIWQFATITFASMILFIAFVNNDFSFGYVADHSTIKMSVFYKIAAFWAGHEGSLLMWLWMINAFTAVIAFRNRNSDKLTNGALYISNYVQLFFMLTILLASNPFRAALPGMAMPTGAGLNPLLMHWAMVLHPPTLFVGYAGLTIPFAFGIAALINRDSSSDWVKRSHFWTLFAWFFLTVGIWLGAVWAYVVLGWGGFWAWDPVENASILPWFAGTALLHSFTMYRRRGGMKIWAVSLATLSFATCILATFIVRSGLIESVHAFPELRWDLTFLFGGLMLVSGALTVYLVQSRREEFETEEFFGDFLSKHFTYYLNNVALTAFTLIVAGATVIPPFFSQNLGPEFYNRLAQPLAILYLLLITICPFLGWTKTNGGSFLKQMAVPFGVAAVAGVAFLLGWGGEQWISKPMGFATMVVAVFSTVAILELFYLGARTKSKNLGIGFASALFSIFRFNRSQTGGYVSHLGMAIMIFGIAGSILYVQEIPATLGSTPGETVRAGRYELKLKEFRQTTRLGQQVNNAVFEIRNLEKGANAPVREIAPKMVFHELQQQQTLEVDIHYEAFRDVFVVFNGVDEKGNITLNIKINPLISFVWLGSVVLGIGTVVAMWPKSTRPRITARRREDEEAGGASPAKDMD
- a CDS encoding cytochrome c maturation protein CcmE; the protein is MADSRSKTRLLAVTVVLLAVVGYMIYSSAGSTVAYFKDINEVTADSTYVGKTVKVGGLVLKDSVEKDGKTVTFKIYEKDRKNSQITVVYSGQLPSQFGGDVEAIVDGKLVSQERIEADRLVTKCPSKYEGEMKEEKGKTDE